From Panicum hallii strain FIL2 chromosome 2, PHallii_v3.1, whole genome shotgun sequence, a single genomic window includes:
- the LOC112882352 gene encoding uncharacterized protein LOC112882352, translating to MAEIVASTLAQEGVSRVSSFISTKLDDRASRAHTVARLEMALSRLEFVLEWSRKQPITYVSLIRRWGMFRCAYNEGVDLLNKHKLPALETHAEIGQVVVTSSSFLQRIIASAANFSFSSLSGLNKQCLSSSVVQIFESYANSAGEFLADVESACPLRRGTFFRYPFVRQLLQGKYLRYERVKRSQNLNLDIWPVILEGRGVEALLRYEYFDTERRDKSFTLGVALRLSESTDIVGTAIDCLRSSASLLNLAAQDAVTGELTLLSNLQDISDSYAPPWVGFEYCYALFTNFFRPDPLCCQGNGHGPSVKSTMSSELSHLFKEQTFYFVLSCYVPALEYSLPSAFDQAGRNVMTDRTPLKLDVTFAPHQSMHDSFVTEAMGSKQEERFPFGSIQDTVYMTRSRSVDCLICRSEVNNYKVSWFSKHGCAAIKVEKPGTGMVAVPKASGRYNTQSAAKRKR from the coding sequence ATGGCGGAAATTGTGGCTTCAACCCTTGCTCAGGAGGGCGTGAGCAGGGTGTCCTCGTTCATCTCAACCAAGCTCGATGACAGGGCGTCCAGAGCACACACCGTCGCAAGGCTCGAGATGGCACTCTCTCGCTTGGAGTTTGTCCTTGAGTGGTCCAGGAAGCAGCCAATCACGTACGTCTCGCTGATCCGTCGCTGGGGCATGTTCAGGTGCGCCTACAATGAGGGAGTAGATCTGCTCAACAAGCACAAGCTGCCGGCGCTCGAAACCCACGCAGAAATTGGGCAAGTGGTGGTAACGAGTTCATCCTTCCTTCAACGGATTATTGCTAGTGCTGCGAACTTCtctttctcttctctttctGGCCTCAACAAGCAGTGCTTGAGCTCCTCCGTCGTCCAAATCTTTGAGTCGTATGCAAATAGTGCTGGCGAGTTTTTAGCGGACGTGGAGTCCGCCTGCCCGCTCCGGCGGGGCACCTTCTTCCGCTACCCATTTGTCAGGCAACTTCTTCAAGGGAAATATCTCAGGTATGAAAGGGTGAAAAGAAGCCAAAATCTCAATTTGGATATATGGCCTGTGATCCTGGAAGGGCGTGGTGTAGAGGCACTGCTACGGTATGAGTATTTCGATACCGAGAGGCGAGATAAAAGTTTCACACTAGGCGTAGCGCTACGGCTCTCGGAAAGCACGGACATAGTTGGGACTGCTATAGACTGCTTGCGGTCATCCGCATCACTGCTCAACCTTGCAGCTCAAGACGCAGTAACGGGAGAGCTCACCTTGCTATCTAATTTACAGGACATTTCAGATTCGTATGCTCCTCCCTGGGTTGGCTTTGAATACTGTTATGCTTTGTTTACTAATTTTTTTCGCCCGGATCCACTATGTTGTCAAGGAAATGGGCACGGGCCTAGTGTTAAGAGCACCATGTCATCGGAGCTATCGCACTTATTCAAGGAGCAAACTTTTTATTTCGTTTTGAGTTGTTATGTCCCGGCACTAGAGTACAGCTTGCCTAGCGCCTTTGACCAGGCTGGTAGAAATGTCATGACAGATCGGACACCTCTTAAACTGGACGTTACCTTTGCACCTCATCAATCGATGCACGACAGTTTTGTAACCGAGGCCATGGGAAGCAAACAAGAAGAACGTTTTCCATTTGGTAGCATACAAGACACAGTTTACATGACAAGATCAAGATCAGTTGACTGTCTCATCTGTCGGTCAGAGGTGAACAATTATAAGGTGTCCTGGTTCTCGAAGCATGGTTGTGCAGCCATTAAGGTGGAAAAGCCAGGCACCGGCATGGTAGCTGTGCCCAAAGCCAGCGGCAGGTACAACACCCAGAGTGCTGCAAAGCGAAAGCGGTAA